One genomic segment of Tursiops truncatus isolate mTurTru1 chromosome 11, mTurTru1.mat.Y, whole genome shotgun sequence includes these proteins:
- the LOC101329768 gene encoding putative tetratricopeptide repeat protein 41 isoform X3, producing the protein MITELHQILRARLLCLSDARTGTMLLKPMDEEKEEMVSAGFLINNEEKLKIGKLKAKIISKGLPVRLYRDLHELGEPGSQGLVGCDRETLPTLIMENIDFKHNFERFYHEEFTEKCKEVFVISKESNRTFEILERFALKDVEFDFNNAAAGPSLSILRCNHSRQRERSICLSEPNESQESTSPPNLGQILPKANGFLESVSRAALAHEDERLLGGFVQPSLKS; encoded by the exons ATGATCACAGAACTCCATCAGATTCTTAGAGCCAGACTTCTTTGCCTCTCGGATGCCAG GACGGGAACCATGCTGCTGAAGCCTATGGACgaggaaaaggaggagatggTGTCTGCAGGTTTTCTGATCAACAATGAGGAAAAATTAAAGATTGGAAAGCTTAAGGCCAAGATTATTAGCAAAGGACTACCTGTCAGGTTGTACAGAGATCTCCATGAGTTGGGTGAGCCTGGTTCTCAAGGACTGGTTGGTTGTGATAGAGAAACTTTACCCACTTTAATCATGGAAAATATAG ACTTCAAGCACAACTTTGAACGTTTCTATCACGAAGAGTTCACTGAGAAGTGCAAGGAAGTGTTTGTTATTTCCAAGGAGTCAAACAGAACCTTTGAAATCTTGGAAAGATTTGCCTTAAAGGATGTGGAATTTGATTTTAATAATGCCGCAGCAGGCCCCAGCCTATCTATTCTCAG gtGTAATCACTCCCGCCAGAGAGAGCGGTCCATATGCCTTTCAGAACCCAACGAATCACAAGAGAGCACATCTCCACCGAATCTTGGTCAAATACTTCCAAAGGCAAACGGCTTTCTGGAGAGTGTATCAAGAGCCGCCTTGGCACATGAAGATGAGCGGCTGCTGGGAGGATTTGTGCAGCCTTCTCTCAAGTCCTAG
- the LOC101329768 gene encoding putative tetratricopeptide repeat protein 41 isoform X2 produces the protein MFSKATDLSSLSIMEQNLYVAARNCYPWVLENPNRSLIELEIIQAAFLNESQFQYFYFRTGTMLLKPMDEEKEEMVSAGFLINNEEKLKIGKLKAKIISKGLPVRLYRDLHELDFKHNFERFYHEEFTEKCKEVFVISKESNRTFEILERFALKDVEFDFNNAAAGPSLSILRCNHSRQRERSICLSEPNESQESTSPPNLGQILPKANGFLESVSRAALAHEDERLLGGFVQPSLKS, from the exons ATGTTCTCCAAGGCAACTGACTTGTCAAGTTTATCCATAATGGAACAGAATCTCTATGTTGCTGCAAGAAACTGTTATCCTTGGGTCCTGGAGAATCCCAACCGCAGTCTGATTGAGTTAGAGATCATCCAAGCAGCATTTCTGAATGAGTCtcaatttcagtatttttacttTAGGACGGGAACCATGCTGCTGAAGCCTATGGACgaggaaaaggaggagatggTGTCTGCAGGTTTTCTGATCAACAATGAGGAAAAATTAAAGATTGGAAAGCTTAAGGCCAAGATTATTAGCAAAGGACTACCTGTCAGGTTGTACAGAGATCTCCATGAGTTGG ACTTCAAGCACAACTTTGAACGTTTCTATCACGAAGAGTTCACTGAGAAGTGCAAGGAAGTGTTTGTTATTTCCAAGGAGTCAAACAGAACCTTTGAAATCTTGGAAAGATTTGCCTTAAAGGATGTGGAATTTGATTTTAATAATGCCGCAGCAGGCCCCAGCCTATCTATTCTCAG gtGTAATCACTCCCGCCAGAGAGAGCGGTCCATATGCCTTTCAGAACCCAACGAATCACAAGAGAGCACATCTCCACCGAATCTTGGTCAAATACTTCCAAAGGCAAACGGCTTTCTGGAGAGTGTATCAAGAGCCGCCTTGGCACATGAAGATGAGCGGCTGCTGGGAGGATTTGTGCAGCCTTCTCTCAAGTCCTAG
- the LOC101329768 gene encoding putative tetratricopeptide repeat protein 41 isoform X1, whose protein sequence is MFSKATDLSSLSIMEQNLYVAARNCYPWVLENPNRSLIELEIIQAAFLNESQFQYFYFRTGTMLLKPMDEEKEEMVSAGFLINNEEKLKIGKLKAKIISKGLPVRLYRDLHELGEPGSQGLVGCDRETLPTLIMENIDFKHNFERFYHEEFTEKCKEVFVISKESNRTFEILERFALKDVEFDFNNAAAGPSLSILRCNHSRQRERSICLSEPNESQESTSPPNLGQILPKANGFLESVSRAALAHEDERLLGGFVQPSLKS, encoded by the exons ATGTTCTCCAAGGCAACTGACTTGTCAAGTTTATCCATAATGGAACAGAATCTCTATGTTGCTGCAAGAAACTGTTATCCTTGGGTCCTGGAGAATCCCAACCGCAGTCTGATTGAGTTAGAGATCATCCAAGCAGCATTTCTGAATGAGTCtcaatttcagtatttttacttTAGGACGGGAACCATGCTGCTGAAGCCTATGGACgaggaaaaggaggagatggTGTCTGCAGGTTTTCTGATCAACAATGAGGAAAAATTAAAGATTGGAAAGCTTAAGGCCAAGATTATTAGCAAAGGACTACCTGTCAGGTTGTACAGAGATCTCCATGAGTTGGGTGAGCCTGGTTCTCAAGGACTGGTTGGTTGTGATAGAGAAACTTTACCCACTTTAATCATGGAAAATATAG ACTTCAAGCACAACTTTGAACGTTTCTATCACGAAGAGTTCACTGAGAAGTGCAAGGAAGTGTTTGTTATTTCCAAGGAGTCAAACAGAACCTTTGAAATCTTGGAAAGATTTGCCTTAAAGGATGTGGAATTTGATTTTAATAATGCCGCAGCAGGCCCCAGCCTATCTATTCTCAG gtGTAATCACTCCCGCCAGAGAGAGCGGTCCATATGCCTTTCAGAACCCAACGAATCACAAGAGAGCACATCTCCACCGAATCTTGGTCAAATACTTCCAAAGGCAAACGGCTTTCTGGAGAGTGTATCAAGAGCCGCCTTGGCACATGAAGATGAGCGGCTGCTGGGAGGATTTGTGCAGCCTTCTCTCAAGTCCTAG
- the LOC101329768 gene encoding putative tetratricopeptide repeat protein 41 isoform X4 — MDAPFRIWLLVRHVGSRSFWTGTMLLKPMDEEKEEMVSAGFLINNEEKLKIGKLKAKIISKGLPVRLYRDLHELGEPGSQGLVGCDRETLPTLIMENIDFKHNFERFYHEEFTEKCKEVFVISKESNRTFEILERFALKDVEFDFNNAAAGPSLSILRCNHSRQRERSICLSEPNESQESTSPPNLGQILPKANGFLESVSRAALAHEDERLLGGFVQPSLKS; from the exons GACGGGAACCATGCTGCTGAAGCCTATGGACgaggaaaaggaggagatggTGTCTGCAGGTTTTCTGATCAACAATGAGGAAAAATTAAAGATTGGAAAGCTTAAGGCCAAGATTATTAGCAAAGGACTACCTGTCAGGTTGTACAGAGATCTCCATGAGTTGGGTGAGCCTGGTTCTCAAGGACTGGTTGGTTGTGATAGAGAAACTTTACCCACTTTAATCATGGAAAATATAG ACTTCAAGCACAACTTTGAACGTTTCTATCACGAAGAGTTCACTGAGAAGTGCAAGGAAGTGTTTGTTATTTCCAAGGAGTCAAACAGAACCTTTGAAATCTTGGAAAGATTTGCCTTAAAGGATGTGGAATTTGATTTTAATAATGCCGCAGCAGGCCCCAGCCTATCTATTCTCAG gtGTAATCACTCCCGCCAGAGAGAGCGGTCCATATGCCTTTCAGAACCCAACGAATCACAAGAGAGCACATCTCCACCGAATCTTGGTCAAATACTTCCAAAGGCAAACGGCTTTCTGGAGAGTGTATCAAGAGCCGCCTTGGCACATGAAGATGAGCGGCTGCTGGGAGGATTTGTGCAGCCTTCTCTCAAGTCCTAG